Proteins encoded by one window of Microcoleus sp. FACHB-68:
- a CDS encoding NAD(P)/FAD-dependent oxidoreductase, translated as MKSFDVVVVGAGPSGGQCARLLAKSGKKVLLVEQYENFYKNNFSSAGTPIETLNQFDLPEGVVGSFWDKIVIVTTKASQTWQSEKRLGAVLNFAKLREFLASEVESLGGEVWMGYRYVRNEQHDGKTIVEFKQRTGDEILQVSTQVLVDATGPVRALMYEKESDKPDFLSGTGIEYLIEVSEEDYNKYSQSLIFFLGHKWMPKGYSWIFPMENNLLKVGAGRLNEAHKIVTEKATFKHYIELIIKEYIQAKEYKLVEIHGATLQYSKGLQDIYYKNNIIAIGDAVSTVNFLGGEGIRHGMYSAEIACDYICQYLNSQISDFGGYQKQMQQHFAAKWNLSERLGMKKYLEDSDELIDKGVSYLSSLTAEDLMEILFHYNFSKLYKGFSRLLKRKIYSLFQGVRKAVNWKFKIQ; from the coding sequence ATGAAGAGTTTTGATGTCGTTGTTGTGGGTGCCGGCCCGTCTGGAGGTCAGTGTGCTAGGCTATTAGCAAAATCTGGTAAAAAAGTTTTACTCGTTGAGCAATATGAGAATTTTTATAAAAATAATTTTTCCAGCGCCGGCACACCCATAGAAACGCTGAATCAATTCGATTTACCTGAAGGCGTTGTCGGCAGTTTTTGGGACAAAATTGTTATTGTTACAACCAAAGCCAGCCAAACTTGGCAATCTGAAAAGCGCTTAGGTGCTGTATTGAATTTTGCTAAACTCCGAGAATTCTTAGCCAGTGAAGTTGAATCTCTGGGTGGCGAAGTTTGGATGGGCTATCGTTATGTTAGAAATGAGCAACACGACGGTAAAACGATTGTTGAGTTCAAGCAACGTACTGGCGATGAAATTCTCCAGGTTAGCACTCAAGTTCTGGTTGATGCCACCGGCCCTGTGAGAGCGCTCATGTATGAAAAGGAAAGCGATAAGCCTGATTTCTTGAGTGGAACGGGAATTGAGTATTTAATCGAAGTCTCTGAAGAAGATTATAACAAATATTCGCAATCTTTAATCTTTTTTTTGGGGCATAAATGGATGCCAAAAGGATATTCTTGGATTTTTCCAATGGAAAATAATCTACTCAAAGTCGGGGCAGGCCGATTAAATGAAGCGCATAAAATTGTTACAGAAAAAGCAACTTTTAAACACTATATTGAACTGATTATAAAAGAGTATATTCAAGCCAAGGAATACAAACTTGTCGAAATACACGGTGCAACGCTGCAATATTCAAAGGGTTTGCAAGATATCTATTACAAAAATAATATAATTGCGATTGGAGATGCAGTTTCAACGGTTAATTTTCTAGGGGGTGAAGGCATCCGACACGGGATGTATAGTGCAGAAATCGCTTGTGATTATATTTGTCAATATTTAAATTCTCAAATTTCCGACTTTGGCGGCTATCAAAAACAGATGCAGCAACACTTTGCAGCAAAATGGAATCTGTCGGAAAGGCTGGGAATGAAGAAATATTTAGAAGATAGCGACGAACTCATCGATAAAGGTGTCAGTTATTTGAGTTCATTGACAGCGGAGGATTTGATGGAAATTCTGTTCCATTATAATTTTAGCAAGCTGTATAAAGGGTTTAGCCGGCTGTTGAAGCGCAAAATTTATTCATTATTTCAAGGCGTTCGCAAAGCAGTTAACTGGAAATTCAAGATACAATGA
- a CDS encoding ABC transporter ATP-binding protein — translation MANVRLEKITRRFGGVTAIEDITFEVPDGEFWVLVGPSGCGKSTIMRTIAGLESATTGNLYIGDSLVNGVPARARDVAMVFQNYALYPHMTVAENLAFGLKMRKTDSTKIRERVETVARSLNLDHLLNRKPKQLSGGQQQRVALGRAIAREPKVFLLDEPLSNLDAQLRDDTRAELKQLHHRLGITTIYVTHDQVEAMTLADKIVVLNRGRIQQIGDPQTIYGRPANRMVAAFLGNPPMNILPAIYSENGFRVNEQFIPCVPAIRDKVRPTEGQGFDLGIRPEHIRIENSQLTNNYPEKDETLHSAQLTVEVKVVEPLGRETLIRAGLAGSSSFLNIQAPANWRGRPDDRISVQLDLSQLFVFDPSAGDLLYPV, via the coding sequence ATGGCAAACGTTCGTTTAGAAAAAATCACTCGCCGCTTTGGTGGCGTCACCGCAATTGAAGATATTACCTTTGAAGTCCCTGATGGGGAATTCTGGGTGTTAGTGGGTCCCTCTGGGTGTGGCAAGTCTACTATTATGCGGACAATTGCCGGCTTAGAATCTGCAACAACCGGCAATCTTTATATCGGCGACAGCCTGGTAAATGGGGTGCCGGCGAGGGCGAGAGATGTGGCGATGGTGTTCCAAAATTACGCACTTTATCCCCACATGACCGTAGCAGAAAACCTCGCATTTGGCTTGAAAATGCGAAAAACTGACTCTACAAAAATTCGGGAACGAGTTGAGACAGTGGCGCGATCACTCAACCTTGATCATCTCCTAAACCGCAAACCGAAACAACTATCAGGGGGACAACAACAGCGGGTCGCATTAGGACGGGCAATCGCACGGGAACCCAAGGTATTTTTGTTAGATGAACCGTTGTCAAATTTAGACGCGCAGTTGCGGGATGATACACGCGCAGAATTAAAGCAGTTGCACCACCGGCTGGGTATTACAACAATTTATGTTACCCACGATCAAGTAGAGGCGATGACGCTGGCTGATAAAATTGTGGTGCTTAACCGGGGAAGAATTCAGCAAATTGGCGACCCTCAAACGATTTATGGGCGACCGGCTAACCGGATGGTGGCGGCATTTTTAGGCAATCCTCCGATGAATATTTTGCCGGCAATCTATTCTGAAAATGGGTTTCGAGTAAATGAGCAATTTATCCCTTGTGTGCCGGCAATTCGAGATAAAGTGCGACCGACTGAAGGGCAAGGTTTTGATTTAGGAATTCGCCCAGAACACATCAGAATTGAAAATTCCCAGTTAACCAATAATTACCCAGAAAAAGATGAAACACTTCACTCAGCACAATTAACCGTTGAAGTGAAGGTCGTGGAACCCTTGGGACGGGAAACTTTAATTCGTGCTGGGTTGGCCGGTTCGAGTAGTTTCTTAAATATTCAAGCCCCAGCAAATTGGCGGGGACGTCCGGATGATCGAATTTCTGTACAACTCGATCTCAGCCAACTTTTTGTGTTCGATCCGTCTGCCGGTGATCTGCTTTACCCGGTGTAG
- the mtnA gene encoding S-methyl-5-thioribose-1-phosphate isomerase — translation MSNTNQVYPVIWQEDRVVLIDQTRLPAEYTVVEISRYEDMAEAIKTMIVRGAPAIGVAAAYGVYLGAREIQTEDRSEFLNQLEEIAAILRSTRPTAVNLFWAIARMLNTARQTLGPVDYLKQVLLEMAQTIQAEDLQTCKDIGDRGLEVLPRTPEKLRILTHCNAGALATAGYGTALGVVRSAWSAGRLERVYADETRPRLQGAKLTAWECVHEGIPVTLITDNMAAHCMKQGLIDAVVVGADRIAANGDAANKIGTYSLAIVAKAHKIPFFVAAPLSTIDFQLVNGSLIPIEERDPSEVYQVGETRLTPVGVEFYNPAFDVTPAEYITAIVTEYGAVAPGELQQFQTKQAV, via the coding sequence ATGTCTAACACAAACCAGGTGTATCCCGTTATTTGGCAAGAAGATCGCGTTGTGCTGATCGATCAAACTCGCTTGCCGGCTGAGTATACAGTTGTCGAAATTAGCCGCTATGAAGACATGGCAGAGGCGATTAAAACGATGATTGTGCGAGGTGCACCGGCAATTGGTGTCGCGGCTGCTTATGGGGTGTATCTGGGTGCGCGAGAAATTCAAACAGAGGATCGCAGCGAATTTTTAAATCAGCTAGAAGAAATCGCTGCAATATTGCGTTCAACTCGTCCGACAGCCGTTAATTTGTTTTGGGCGATTGCACGGATGTTAAATACAGCCCGTCAAACGCTGGGACCTGTTGATTACCTCAAACAAGTCTTGCTAGAAATGGCACAAACCATTCAAGCGGAAGATTTGCAAACGTGTAAAGACATTGGCGATCGCGGTTTAGAAGTTTTGCCTCGCACACCAGAAAAATTGCGAATTTTGACGCATTGCAATGCCGGCGCTTTGGCAACTGCTGGCTACGGAACTGCTTTAGGTGTGGTGCGATCTGCATGGAGTGCGGGACGTTTAGAAAGGGTTTATGCAGATGAAACTCGGCCCCGTTTGCAAGGCGCAAAACTAACAGCTTGGGAATGTGTACATGAAGGAATTCCTGTTACCCTCATCACCGACAATATGGCAGCGCACTGCATGAAACAAGGGCTAATTGATGCCGTTGTTGTGGGTGCAGATCGCATTGCGGCGAATGGTGATGCGGCGAATAAAATTGGCACTTACAGTTTAGCAATTGTTGCCAAAGCTCACAAAATTCCGTTCTTTGTGGCTGCACCGCTTTCAACGATTGATTTTCAGTTGGTTAATGGCAGCTTGATTCCCATTGAAGAACGCGATCCCTCTGAAGTTTACCAAGTGGGTGAAACGCGGCTGACGCCAGTGGGTGTTGAATTTTACAATCCCGCCTTTGATGTGACGCCGGCAGAATATATTACGGCAATTGTTACAGAATATGGCGCAGTCGCTCCTGGTGAGTTACAACAGTTTCAGACCAAACAAGCGGTTTAA